A stretch of the Salminus brasiliensis chromosome 23, fSalBra1.hap2, whole genome shotgun sequence genome encodes the following:
- the ppp5c gene encoding serine/threonine-protein phosphatase 5 produces the protein MTGGADYGSEKMAEEERSGSAEKLKEKANHYFKEKDYENAIKYYTEALELNPSNAIYYSNRSLAYLRTECYGYALADATRALEIDKNYIKGYYRRATSNMALGKFKAALKDYETVVRVRPNDKDAKMKYQECNKIVKQKAFERAIASDELKRSVVDSLDIENMTIEDEYTGPKLEDGKVTPKFMKELMDWFKEQKKLHRKCAYQMLVQVKEVLSKLPSLVEITLKETEKITICGDTHGQYYDLLNIFELNGLPSPTNPYLFNGDFVDRGSFSVEVILTLFGFKLLYPDHFHLLRGNHETDNMNQMYGFEGEVKAKYTAQMFQLFSEVFQWLPLAQCINSKVLVMHGGLFSEDGVTLDDLRKIDRNRQPPDSGPMCDLLWSDPQPQNGRSISKRGVSCQFGPDVTQRFLEQNKLQYIVRSHEVKAEGYEVTHSGKCITVFSAPNYCDQMGNKGAYIHLRGSDLKPEFHQFTAVPHPNVKPMAYANSLLQLGMM, from the exons ATGACCGGCGGTGCGGATTACGGCAGTGAGAAGATGgcggaggaggagaggagcggcTCGGCTGAGAAACTGAAGGAGAAAGCCAACCATTACTTTAAAG AGAAAGATTATGAGAACGCAATCAAGTATTACACGGAGGCGCTGGAGCTAAACCCATCCAATGCCATCTACTACAGTAACCGGAGCCTGGCGTACCTGCGCACTGAGTGCTATGGCTACGCCTTGGCAGACGCCACCCGCGCCCTGGAGATCGACAAGAACTACATCAAGGGCTACTACCGGCGGGCCACCTCTAACATGGCCCTGGGCAAGTTCAAAGCTGCCCTCAAAGATTATGAGACGGTAG TGAGGGTGCGTCCCAATGACAAGGATGCTAAGATGAAATACCAGGAGTGCAACAAGATTGTAAAGCAGAAGGCCTTCGAGCGAGCCATTGCCAGCGACGAGCTGAAAAGATCAGTGGTGGACTCCTTAGACATCGAGAACATGA CAATTGAGGACGAGTATACAGGCCCTAAACTGGAAGATGGGAAAGTTACGCCAAAGTTCATGAAGGAGTTGATGGACTGGTTCAAGGAGCAGAAGAAACTGCACAGAAAGTGTGCTTACCAG ATGCTGGTTCAAGTCAAAGAAGTTTTATCCAAGCTTCCAAGTCTTGTTGAAATCACGTTAAAAGAG acagAGAAAATAACCATTTGTGGGGACACGCATGGCCAATACTACGATCTTCTAAACATCTTCGAGTTGAATGGTTTACCATCTCCGACAAATCCTTAT CTGTTCAACGGTGACTTTGTGGACCGCGGCTCTTTCTCAGTGGAAGTTATTCTCACACTATTTGGTTTCAAGCTGCTTTATCCAGATCATTTCCATCTACTGAGGG GTAACCACGAGACAGACAACATGAATCAAATGTACGGCTTCGAGGGTGAGGTGAAGGCCAAGTACACAGCGCAGATGTTCCAGCTGTTCAGTGAGGTCTTCCAGTGGCTTCCACTCGCTCAGTGCATCAACAGCAAAGTGCTG GTGATGCATGGAGGACTGTTCAGTGAAGATGGTGTGACCTTAGATGACCTCAGAAAGATTGACAGAAACAGACAGCCTCCAGACTCGG GTCCAATGTGTGATCTCTTGTGGTCAGATCCTCAACCTCAG aaCGGGCGGTCCATCAGTAAGCGGGGCGTGAGCTGTCAGTTTGGGCCCGATGTCACCCAGCGCTTCCTGGAACAGAACAAGCTGCAGTACATTGTGCGCAGTCATGAGGTGAAGGCCGAGGGCTATGAGGTCACTCACTCAGGGAAGTGTATCACGGTGTTCTCAGCGCCCAATTACTG TGACCAGATGGGTAACAAAGGAGCCTACATTCACCTCAGGGGATCTGACCTCAAGCCTGAATTCCACCAGTTCACTGCTGTG CCTCATCCGAATGTTAAGCCCATGGCGTACGCCAACTCTCTCCTGCAGTTGGGAATGATGTAG